The Daucus carota subsp. sativus chromosome 2, DH1 v3.0, whole genome shotgun sequence genome includes a window with the following:
- the LOC108209210 gene encoding uncharacterized protein LOC108209210 → MDTNGSDSPNPKEIRHGMKREFAMMMKNQSQFLSIGRTRSSKSPIPPAPGLVGDKRARVSANLSEEEKVVAAAAVRGEVLSEEEEPKSGIVDMVSDDDKRSVLEEDFKVPNDVEGDSGEVVSDNTHSLRRVTRSLSRPGVESVGEGVGESGAVKEGLGDKIGEKNVVDKQNVGVEKRPKKLKELLETGLLEGVGVRYLRGSKVRKDNGLNGIIKGDGILCFCDVCGGAAVVSPNHFELHAGSANKRPPEYLYLENGRTLRDVLNACKNAPPEAVTATIKHAIGSSAEKPIPLNCRNCRASLPNSGDFRRKGLCVSCIVTEELQPRSPEQSDMGDRSPQSPYGDGSSDRNRNESLSRSKGKGRLTRKDLMMHKKGFEELAEGAEVAYFASGKKVLDGYKCGSQIYCFHCHDKVSPSVFEAHAGYPRRRKPYLHIYTSNGVSLHEWAVKTSLKREISAAENDDLCSICADGGDLLCCDTCPRAFHPECLSMQVIPEGKFHCRYCKNTFEKEKFVEHNANAVAAGRVSGVDPIEEITRRCIRIVETMATTIDGCVLCRGHDFSSGGFGEGTVIICDQCEKEYHVGCLKDHNIVDLKELPTGKWFCCSECSNIYSALESRVAVGDTELSDSLMDMIKKKHEEKGSQSFGDLNIRWRLLCGRTAADETRVLLSNAVAIFHEQFKPIANSGTREFDFIANMVNGKCSPDHDFGRMYCAILTVNSSVVSAGLFRIFNQEVAELPLVATGSNFQGLGYFQSLFSCIESLLQSVNVKDLVLPSADESKSIWTKKFGFGTIDKKQLNAYRKLHRMMVFQGTSMLHKPVCQISH, encoded by the exons ATGGATACCAACGGCTCAGATTCACCCAATCCCAAGGAGATTCGTCACGGCATGAAGCGTGAGTTCGCGATGATGATGAAGAACCAATCCCAATTCCTCTCCATCGGCCGCACGCGCTCTTCCAAATCCCCAATTCCTCCCGCCCCCGGCCTCGTCGGCGACAAGCGCGCGAGAGTCTCGGCGAATTTGTCGGAGGAGGAGAAGGTAGTGGCGGCAGCGGCGGTTAGGGGTGAGGTTCTGAGCGAGGAGGAGGAGCCGAAGAGTGGCATTGTTGATATGGTGAGTGATGATGACAAGAGGAGTGTGTTGGAGGAGGATTTCAAGGTCCCGAATGATGTTGAAGGGGATTCCGGTGAAGTGGTTTCGGATAATACGCATTCGTTGAGGCGTGTCACGAGGTCGTTGTCGAGACCGGGTGTCGAAAGTGTGGGGGAGGGAGTTGGGGAGAGTGGCGCTGTCAAAGAAGGATTGGGAGATAAGATAGGTGAGAAGAATGTGGTTGATAAGCAGAATGTAGGAGTCGAAAAGCGTCCGAAGAAGCTTAAGGAGTTGCTGGAGACTGGTTTGCTTGAAGGAGTGGGAGTGCGGTATTTACGGGGTTCTAAG GTCAGGAAGGATAATGGGCTTAATGGAATTATAAAAGGCGATGGCATATTGTGCTTTTGTGATGTGTGCGGAGGAGCTGCT GTTGTGAGTCCTAATCATTTTGAGCTACATGCTGGTAGTGCGAATAAGCGCCCCCCTGAATATCTATATTTAGAGAACGGGAGGACACTTCGTGATGTTCTGAATGCATGTAAAAATGCGCCACCGGAAGCTGTGACAGCAACCATCAAACATGCTATTGGTTCATCTGCGGAAAAACCCATACCTCTTAATTGTCGGAATTGCAGGG CGTCACTACCAAATTCTGGTGATTTTAGAAGGAAAGGGTTGTGTGTCTCCTGCATTGTCACAGAAGAACTTCAACCTAGATCGCCCGAGCAAAGTGATATGGGTGATAG GTCACCTCAATCTCCTTACGGTGATGGATCATCTGATCGGAACAGAAACGAAAGTTTGTCAAGGAGCAAGGGCAAGGGAAGATTGACCCGAAA AGATTTAATGATGCATAAAAAGGGATTTGAGGAACTGGCTGAGGGAGCTGAAGTAGCTTATTTTGCCAGTGGGAAG AAAGTGTTGGACGGTTATAAATGCGGGTCTCAAATTTATTGTTTCCACTGTCACGATAAG GTCAGCCCATCAGTGTTTGAAGCACATGCTGGTTATCCCCGACGCCGTAAACC ATATCTACATATCTATACTTCCAATGGGGTTTCTCTTCATGAATGGGCAGTAAAAACATCACTAAAAAGAGAGATTTCTGCGGCTGAAAATGATGATCTCTGTTCAATCTGCGCAGATGGTGGGGATCTGTTGTGTTGTGATACTTGCCCTAGAGCTTTTCATCCTG AATGTTTATCCATGCAAGTTATCCCGGAAGGTAAGTTTCACTGTAGATACTGCAAAAAtacttttgaaaaagaaaaatttgtgGAGCACAATGCCAATGCTGTTGCTGCTGGACGTGTTTCTGGAGTGGATCCAATTGAAGAGATAACCAGGCGGTGCATTCGAATTGTTGAAACTATGGCAACTACTATTGATGGATGTGTGCTCTGCAG AGGCCATGATTTTAGCAGCGGTGGATTTGGTGAGGGAACAGTGATCATTTGTGATCAG TGCGAAAAAGAATATCATGTCGGATGTTTAAAGGACCACAACATTGTTGACTTGAAG GAGTTGCCAACGGGTAAATGGTTTTGCTGCTCAGAGTGCAGCAACATTTACTCTGCTTTGGAAAGCAGGGTAGCTGTAGGTGACACAGAATTGTCTGATTCTCTGATGGACATGATTAAGAAAAAGCATGAGGAGAAAGGTTCACAGAGCTTTGGAGATCTTAATATTAGATGGAGGCTTTTGTGTGGGAGAACTGCTGCCGATGAAACTAGGGTTTTGCTCTCAAATGCCGTGGCTATCTTTCAT GAACAATTTAAGCCCATTGCCAATTCAGGCACAAGGGAATTCGATTTTATCGCAAATATGGTTAATGG AAAGTGCTCTCCGGACCATGATTTTGGAAGGATGTATTGCGCAATATTGACGGTCAA TTCATCTGTTGTTTCTGCTGGGTTATTTCGAATATTTAACCAGGAAGTAGCTGAATTGCCTCTAGTTGCTACTGGTTCCAACTTCCAAGGACTG GGTTATTTCCAGTCGCTTTTTTCTTGCATCGAAAGCCTTCTTCAATCAGTGAATGTGAAGGACTTGGTTCTCCCATCTGCCGATGAATCAAAATCTATATGGACCAAGAAGTTTGGTTTTGGAACGATTGATAAGAAGCAG CTGAATGCATATAGGAAATTGCATCGTATGATGGTATTCCAAGGAACATCAATGCTGCACAAGCCAGTCTGCCAGATTTCGCATTGA
- the LOC108208387 gene encoding RING-H2 finger protein ATL57, translating into MSIAHRKLLQRDENETLTNSTTGRDESESVASPFNSSMTLTVVVLLTALFFLGFFSVYIRRFSDEPPPLPRRRFRRAPTITASSPGSSRLSHSKSGAVSSAVRSLPIVSYCGPASQQIDCAICLGEFEEGEKVKMIPCCKHVFHPGCIDTWLSGNVTCPLCRSTKMDVIEEVERRWTVDERDTWRMEGVVNFRRTRSLSSLSTCVALQRSNSF; encoded by the coding sequence ATGTCCATCGCCCACAGAAAGCTGCTACAGAGAGATGAGAACGAAACTCTCACGAACTCGACAACTGGGAGAGACGAGAGTGAGTCTGTGGCATCGCCGTTCAACTCTTCTATGACGCTCACTGTTGTTGTTCTTTTGACGGCTCTTTTCTTCTTGGGCTTCTTCTCTGTGTACATCCGGCGGTTCTCCGACGAGCCTCCGCCCCTCCCTCGCCGCCGTTTCCGCCGTGCTCCGACCATAACTGCTTCATCTCCGGGTTCATCGCGTTTAAGCCACTCGAAAAGCGGGGCGGTGTCCTCAGCCGTCCGATCGTTGCCCATCGTGTCGTACTGTGGACCCGCGTCGCAGCAGATTGACTGTGCGATTTGTCTCGGCGAGTTTGAGGAGGGAGAGAAGGTGAAAATGATCCCGTGTTGCAAGCATGTGTTCCATCCGGGGTGTATTGACACGTGGCTGTCGGGGAACGTGACGTGTCCGCTTTGTAGGTCGACGAAGATGGACGTCATCGAAGAGGTGGAGAGGAGATGGACGGTGGATGAGAGGGACACGTGGAGGATGGAGGGGGTGGTGAATTTTAGGAGGACACGTAGCTTGTCCAGCTTAAGCACATGTGTCGCGTTGCAGAGGAGTAACAGCTTTTAG